AGTATGTGTTGCATTCTTGACAAGCTTATCACTTGTCACTTTAAAAAGTGGAGCGCTGTTAGTAGTGTTCAGGCAACCTGTTGATGATGTTCAAGCACTTAATTGAAGGTTATGTAGCTATTTATGTGTGTTAATGTCACTGaatgtgattgacagctgatttaatcaaataatctaaaataaaaacaacaaataaaacactATTCTTAACCTTTTTAAATCCATGTTGGTCTACTTTGTCTACTGTTTtcctgttgtttttatttttgttctgtgtatatatttaatgaATATGTGTATCATTTTTGAATTTCTGGAAAACACTTTGGTCAGTCTGGTGACTAAACTtgactttacattttaatgtatttatttgtttaatttctaAATTGATATAATGTCTTTCTAACAGAAGCTGGATGATGGGTGGTGTTAATGTTGTGCTACTGGTGCTGCTGGTTTGGACTTTCACTGCTGTCTGTGGGGATAAGACTGGTAATATAATGCATTCATCTAAGAAACCACTTTTTACTGGTAAACTTTATGAATGTGGTCAGTTTGTTGGTGTATTAACAATGTGTGATTCAGTGTAAAATCACTTAGGAGTGTAGATtctctttctgtttactttcaTGATCTCAGAAAGACTCAAATGTTCAGTCTGAAGTCTCCATCTGTTAAGACTTTGTATGAATGTAATAACTAACATTATCAGCTGATCTGGAGTCAGTCTTGTGTTGATCGTTGAAAGATGGAGTGATGGATCATAAATGAAGAAAAACTCAATTCACTTTTTTAACTCATTTTAGATGACAGTGATGATGTATATTGAAGTGTTATTATTTGCTTATTATAGTGTATTACACATAACATTGAAAACTGTCacagatttatttttaaatgaaaaaagacTAATTGAATATAATCTATAATCTTCTTTTGTTAAATTCATTTGATTTATTCTGATACAAATGATTATTTTTGTTCAGTTGCTGTGTACATTAAGTTTAATATCATCTGTTCTTTTGCAGAGATCACAAGTAACTGTGAAGATGGAACTGCACATAACTCTGAAATAAATCTCAACTGCACAGTCACTTATCCAAACAAAAACTGCTGCATGACCATGTACAAGTTTATTAATACAGCAGCAGCTGATGACCCAACAATCTGTAGAGAGGAGTTCAGTAGTGATTCCTGTAAACAAGAGAGAAGAGTTTCATGTCCTTACACTGCAAATAAAGCCATGACAACAAAAGTCAAATTCTTTTTGCAAACCAAATGTGGAAAAACAGAAACATACTTCAGTGTGAGCAGAACAGGTACAGTTTAACTTCTTCTACATTGTTAATTATGGACTACATTTTCTCAGTTGGATCTCTTATCATGAATTTATTAACAgtgattttaaaatctgtacaaaTTTACAGGTGCTGTTGAAGATGTCACAggtatttatttgttcaataTCTATTGATCACTGATTATTACATTTGTGTCAGTTTGAGTTCTGTTGTCATTAAACCAAAAACTTcatactaaatattaatttaacccTTTTACGCACATTGTTTTAACAGTTGTAAAAATAATGTTGTATATAAACATTGGTTATGTTATTCATGATATGTTTGGGCTTTATTAACACTCGTTTTAAAATCTGTTAGCAGCAAACACGGCTACGGATAAACCAGGtattaagttatttaattatgtattgATCACAGATTATTGAATTTGTGTCAGTATGAGTTTTGTTGTCATTAAAGCAAAAACTCCAtactaaatattaataaaacccTTTTACGCACATTGTTTTAACAGTTGTAAAAATAATGTTGTATATAAACATTGGTTATGTTATTTAAGATATGTTTGGGCTTTATTAACACtcattttaaaatctgttaCCAGGTGGAACAAACACACTCAGGTATAAAGAAGGTACTAAGTTATTGAATTATTTATTGATCAATGATTACTGAATACTTATCTCGCTGgaacttaaaaaaactaaatcatAATAAAGATGAAGGTCATTATACCTGCACCTCTAAagatatttcatatttttcccAAAACAATTTCACAGTATTAGCCGTCATCATTCCTGTCATAATCTGTTTGATCGTCATTATCATGTGGTTCATTCTCAAGAAGAAGCTCAACTTCAACACTTGTGGATTTCATAGGAATTATGATACGGATGTGTCTGAAAGAAATATCAGTCTATATTCAGATAGAGAAGCAGTGGAACAATAGCATCACATCaatatattcatattttaacTAAAGGTCATGCAAAGTCCACATCAGATCTGGTCACAAAAAAGCACATATAGATAAAACAGCACATATGATATAAAATCTACTGACTGTTGAAAActgtgtttgtatatatgtatgtatgtatgtatattacTGTATTTCTGTGAAATGTATTGTTATTGATTTGTTTGATCTGTATTTCTTAAAGATAAATTGAATTTCTATTGAATGATTTTCtattgaattgtattttacattttaactcTATAATCTTGAGATTAAGCTGCACACCAGCAAACTAAAACTATGTTTGCTTAATTACTCTACTTGCGATATAAATGTCTGATATTAACTTTCAGCATCTACAAGCTGTTTTTGTACAGATGCTTGTCGTTTATCGATTGATTGGAGTTTATTTTAGagaaattaaatgaatataaagTTTTGTAAAACTCTCTAATTGTTGATGTCTTTTAATCAATATGTGTGATTGAACCCTTGACCTTTTGCATTGCTAtgttaacacaatgctctacagGAATTAAACACTGAAATTGATTAATATTACCGTGGCCTGGTTTTACAGACACGGCTTAGCTTAagtcaggactaggccttagtcaaaTAAAGAGCCTCAAGCCTTGCCTGTGAAACCAGGGTACATAAAATGTAAAGCCTCACCAAAGTATTACTTTAACATCAACAGGTAGGGCTATGGCTGTGGCCTAATGGTTAACGAGGTTGGCTTGTAACCCATGAGTTGTTGGTTTAAGTCTCATGGCTGACAGGTTGTGATTAGATGCCCTTGAGCACTGAATAAGTTAAATGGAGAGGTCACATCTGGGTACCCATGTAGTCGTGCTGAACAGGTTTGTGTTGTTGTCCAAATgggaaatgtttattttaagttaAGAGTTTTATCAGTTTTGTGTACTTTACTGTTTGAATTACCTGCTTTACTCCCTTTCGAtgttagcctagaaatctagacgcaccctagcggccgcaaaatatatttgctgccagggtttagtctaggcactcacaatacacttaaccggtccaaaaaccaaaatttggtcaggccaatcacatcgtgtgtagcgtctgtggggcgtgcttaacatgatgacgacagagctgcaacggttcctacttgaaaacagagaatggctgctgctgctggcgaacagctttcttttgaagcggctttggccgcgactctggaggacttagacttatgtttttctttgagagaagagcaaataaaccctactgaagtcctttttaagcaagaaagatgtgtttggagttttgccgactggttacggtaactacgtcaccttcttcgttgctctgatccgtcatagcgctatcctattgcgtgcagaggcattttgagggtcaaccttatatcccgccccttgcattgagccgtttgtgtgaagagttgccagaccttacatcttgatgtaggtctggctaaccaggctattTCGATGTGCCATTTTATAAACACATACGGAAACTGGGGAAATTCATCTTACTTATCCTTTTAGTGACCCAGAGCAGAAGGATTTGGTTTTAGATAAATATTTAGTGAAGGGATGCCTCCTTTCATTTATTTAGCCACTGTGTGTTctgtattacagtttttctcggtTGCTTAAATTAACAAATTTCTTGAAACTATCCCTCATATTCTCAAAACAGTAAACACAATATCATAATGCCTCACCCAATACTCCAAACAACATATTTTCAGGTCAAAATGAAGCTCTACACTCAAAACCGTTCACTCTTACTGAAAAAACAGACATCACACACaagctttcaaaaacacacacactacaaCATAGTATTACACACTGGGCAATAAATTCAAAACAATATATCCAAAACTGGTAAGTTGCTTCTGGTTCTCCTGCTAAAAACCTTTTcatatgaccaaaaaaaaacacaatcaatgtatgcattagcacatttttattaatttatgtgcgacacagcacaactgtaaataataataaaaaaacattcctCCTCAACATCCCTTTGTCTTTGTTCTGGGTCAGGGCAGTGAATCTCGTCCACATCACAGACTATTGGTCATAGCCAAACACAGAGGGTAAAATCCTCTTGCATGATCCACCCCTGGCATTCATCTACTGATATGTGGATCTGTATGCAAGGCAATTCtatgcatttctttattccaGTAGCATAGTCCAACAGTGTATGCACACTAAAGTTACTGTACAGAGCAGTCTTACTGTAAGTATATCTATCTGTTTTCCTCTCTGAAGGCTCTGAAGATGAAGGCAACAGTGAAGCGACTCAAATTAGGTTTTACTCGTTG
The Paramisgurnus dabryanus chromosome 1, PD_genome_1.1, whole genome shotgun sequence genome window above contains:
- the LOC135743083 gene encoding uncharacterized protein isoform X1, whose translation is MMGGVNVVLLVLLVWTFTAVCGDKTEITSNCEDGTAHNSEINLNCTVTYPNKNCCMTMYKFINTAAADDPTICREEFSSDSCKQERRVSCPYTANKAMTTKVKFFLQTKCGKTETYFSVSRTGAVEDVTAANTATDKPAGGTNTLRYKEVLAVIIPVIICLIVIIMWFILKKKLNFNTCGFHRNYDTDVSERNISLYSDREAVEQ
- the LOC135743083 gene encoding uncharacterized protein isoform X3, with the translated sequence MMGGVNVVLLVLLVWTFTAVCGDKTEITSNCEDGTAHNSEINLNCTVTYPNKNCCMTMYKFINTAAADDPTICREEFSSDSCKQERRVSCPYTANKAMTTKVKFFLQTKCGKTETYFSVSRTGAVEDVTANTATDKPAGGTNTLRYKEVLAVIIPVIICLIVIIMWFILKKKLNFNTCGFHRNYDTDVSERNISLYSDREAVEQ
- the LOC135743083 gene encoding uncharacterized protein isoform X4, whose translation is MMGGVNVVLLVLLVWTFTAVCGDKTEITSNCEDGTAHNSEINLNCTVTYPNKNCCMTMYKFINTAAADDPTICREEFSSDSCKQERRVSCPYTANKAMTTKVKFFLQTKCGKTETYFSVSRTGAVEDVTANTATDKPGGTNTLRYKEVLAVIIPVIICLIVIIMWFILKKKLNFNTCGFHRNYDTDVSERNISLYSDREAVEQ
- the LOC135743083 gene encoding uncharacterized protein isoform X2, coding for MMGGVNVVLLVLLVWTFTAVCGDKTEITSNCEDGTAHNSEINLNCTVTYPNKNCCMTMYKFINTAAADDPTICREEFSSDSCKQERRVSCPYTANKAMTTKVKFFLQTKCGKTETYFSVSRTGAVEDVTAANTATDKPGGTNTLRYKEVLAVIIPVIICLIVIIMWFILKKKLNFNTCGFHRNYDTDVSERNISLYSDREAVEQ